Proteins found in one Methanobacterium sp. genomic segment:
- a CDS encoding CDC48 family AAA ATPase, translating into MKTEDMKLKVAEAFSQSDVGRSIARIDPSCMEKLDLVDGDMIEIEGKKLTATTVASSQSDIGLEIIRIDGYIRKNAGTSLGEEVIVRKAQVKEAQKVVMAPVDQRVMIRGDVKRAFQGRVLSKGDIIVTGIRQQQTAMRGSLFDEFFRDTMTDVSPMGELKLAVVATKPAGVVKVTEITDVEIQTDPVDVSKLEGVKTLVDVTYEDIGGLKEEVKKVREMVEIPLKRPELFERLGISPPKGVLMHGPPGTGKTLLAKAVANESEAHFIAIQGPEIMSKYVGGSEERLREFFEEAEENAPSIVFIDEIDAIAPKREEVSGETERRVVAQLLTLMDGLKTRGQVVVIGATNRPDALDPAIRRPGRFDREIEIGVPDKDGRLEVLEIHTRGMPLDEKVDLNEIADTTHGFVGADLEMLCKEAAMRVLRRVLPDIKSDEEIPKETLKKMIINKSDFKEALKEIQPSALREVLVQVPNVKWDDIGGLENAKQELIEAVEWPLKYPESFDKFGVTPPRGVLIYGPPGTGKTLLAKAVANESKANFIAVKGPELLSKWVGESEKGVREVFRKARQTAPTVIFFDEIDSIASTRAGGSTDSGVTQRVVNQLLTEIDGLEELQDVAVIAATNRVDIMDPALLRPGRFDRHVKVDDPDENARLEIFKVHTKNMPLADDVDLDYLAKNTDKYVGADIEAVCREAVMLTLRNDIQAENVKMEQFKKAMKKVKTEEQVNMVQYH; encoded by the coding sequence ATTAAAACCGAAGATATGAAATTAAAAGTCGCAGAAGCGTTTTCACAGTCTGACGTCGGCCGATCAATTGCCAGAATAGACCCATCTTGTATGGAAAAGCTTGATCTCGTAGATGGCGATATGATCGAAATAGAAGGTAAGAAACTCACTGCTACTACAGTGGCCTCGTCCCAATCAGACATTGGGTTAGAAATCATAAGAATTGATGGATATATCAGAAAAAATGCAGGAACATCCTTGGGAGAGGAAGTTATAGTACGAAAAGCCCAAGTCAAAGAAGCGCAAAAAGTCGTAATGGCTCCAGTAGACCAGAGGGTCATGATTCGGGGTGATGTAAAAAGAGCTTTCCAGGGAAGGGTCTTGTCTAAAGGAGACATAATTGTAACTGGGATAAGACAACAACAAACTGCCATGCGAGGAAGCTTATTCGATGAATTTTTCCGAGACACCATGACAGATGTAAGTCCAATGGGAGAATTAAAATTGGCAGTTGTAGCCACCAAACCAGCAGGAGTTGTCAAAGTCACCGAAATAACCGACGTCGAAATTCAAACAGATCCAGTTGACGTATCAAAACTGGAAGGTGTCAAAACCTTGGTTGATGTGACCTACGAAGACATAGGTGGCCTTAAGGAAGAGGTAAAAAAAGTCCGAGAAATGGTGGAAATACCTTTAAAACGGCCTGAACTATTCGAAAGACTGGGAATATCACCACCAAAAGGAGTATTAATGCATGGACCTCCAGGTACAGGTAAAACATTACTTGCAAAGGCAGTGGCCAATGAAAGTGAAGCCCATTTCATCGCAATTCAGGGCCCAGAAATAATGAGCAAATATGTTGGTGGATCAGAAGAAAGACTAAGGGAATTCTTCGAAGAAGCGGAAGAAAACGCCCCATCCATAGTGTTCATAGACGAAATTGATGCCATAGCACCAAAACGGGAGGAAGTATCTGGTGAAACAGAAAGACGCGTTGTAGCACAACTATTAACACTCATGGATGGTCTTAAAACAAGGGGGCAAGTGGTAGTCATTGGCGCCACTAACAGGCCAGATGCATTGGATCCGGCTATACGGCGACCCGGAAGATTTGACCGAGAAATAGAAATTGGAGTACCAGACAAAGATGGCCGTTTGGAAGTTCTTGAAATACATACAAGGGGAATGCCCCTGGATGAGAAAGTGGATCTGAATGAAATCGCCGACACAACCCATGGTTTTGTAGGCGCAGATCTCGAAATGCTATGTAAAGAAGCTGCCATGAGAGTACTTCGTAGAGTACTTCCGGATATTAAATCTGATGAGGAGATACCTAAAGAAACCCTCAAAAAAATGATCATCAATAAATCCGACTTTAAAGAAGCATTGAAAGAAATCCAACCATCAGCACTCCGTGAAGTCTTAGTTCAAGTTCCCAATGTCAAATGGGATGATATAGGGGGCTTAGAAAACGCCAAACAAGAATTAATAGAGGCAGTAGAATGGCCTCTTAAATATCCAGAAAGCTTCGATAAGTTCGGAGTCACTCCACCACGTGGTGTTTTAATATACGGACCTCCAGGTACAGGTAAAACATTACTTGCAAAGGCAGTGGCTAATGAAAGCAAAGCCAATTTCATAGCAGTTAAAGGACCTGAACTACTTTCTAAGTGGGTAGGCGAATCAGAAAAAGGTGTGAGAGAAGTTTTCCGCAAAGCAAGGCAGACAGCTCCCACTGTAATTTTCTTTGATGAAATCGATTCCATAGCATCCACCAGGGCCGGAGGTAGCACTGACTCAGGTGTCACCCAAAGAGTTGTCAACCAACTTTTAACAGAAATAGACGGATTAGAAGAACTGCAAGATGTGGCAGTAATTGCCGCCACCAACAGGGTAGACATAATGGATCCAGCACTTCTAAGGCCGGGCCGTTTTGACCGTCATGTTAAGGTAGACGATCCTGATGAAAACGCCAGGCTAGAAATCTTCAAAGTACACACAAAAAACATGCCACTGGCAGATGATGTAGATCTTGATTACTTAGCAAAAAACACCGACAAATATGTGGGCGCAGATATTGAAGCAGTTTGCCGGGAAGCAGTTATGTTAACTCTGAGAAATGACATCCAAGCTGAAAATGTGAAGATGGAACAATTTAAAAAAGCAATGAAAAAAGTCAAAACAGAAGAACAAGTAAACATGGTACAGTATCACTAA
- a CDS encoding adenosylhomocysteinase, translated as MPYKVKDIKLAPQGVKKIEWVQKHMPVLETIKKRFKKEKPFEGITIGSCLHLEPKTINLGLTLQAGGAEVAMTGCNPLSTQDDATAAGASLGLNMYGWREQTNEEYYQTINMVLDHKPDIIIDDGADMIFLLHKDRKDVLENIKGACEETTTGIHRLKSMHADGALKFPVIAVNDAYTKYLFDNRYGTGQSTFDSIMGSTNILIAGKTVVVCGYGWCGRGISMRANGLGANVIVTEIDPIRALEARMDGFRVMTVREAVKHADILITATGNIDIVSGDDYKVMKDGCIMANSGHFNVEINREDLDQMATSQKKVKPDIEEFVLADGRKVYLLAEGRLVNLAGERGQGHPAEIMDLSFAMQALSAQQLIETQMEVGVHKTPDEADMYVARLKLEAMGIEIDDLTERQKEYLEGWEEGT; from the coding sequence ATGCCTTATAAAGTAAAAGACATAAAATTAGCCCCTCAGGGTGTAAAAAAGATTGAATGGGTCCAAAAACACATGCCCGTTCTGGAAACCATAAAAAAACGTTTCAAGAAAGAAAAACCCTTTGAAGGAATCACCATTGGATCTTGCCTACACTTGGAGCCTAAAACAATTAATTTGGGCTTAACACTTCAAGCAGGAGGGGCAGAAGTGGCAATGACTGGTTGCAACCCTCTTTCAACACAAGATGATGCTACTGCGGCTGGGGCCAGTTTAGGCCTTAACATGTACGGTTGGAGAGAGCAAACCAACGAAGAATACTATCAGACCATCAACATGGTCTTGGATCATAAACCGGACATAATCATAGATGACGGGGCAGACATGATATTTCTACTCCACAAAGACCGTAAAGACGTTTTAGAAAATATAAAAGGTGCATGTGAGGAAACCACTACTGGAATTCATCGTTTAAAATCCATGCATGCTGATGGTGCTCTTAAATTTCCGGTGATAGCAGTTAATGATGCATACACTAAATATCTTTTTGATAATCGTTATGGCACAGGACAATCAACATTTGACTCCATAATGGGTTCTACCAACATCCTGATTGCAGGTAAAACAGTAGTGGTGTGTGGTTATGGATGGTGTGGCAGAGGAATATCAATGCGTGCCAATGGCTTGGGTGCCAATGTTATAGTCACCGAAATAGATCCAATCAGAGCATTAGAAGCGCGCATGGATGGTTTCAGGGTTATGACGGTTAGAGAGGCTGTTAAACATGCTGATATTTTGATAACAGCTACTGGCAATATTGATATTGTTTCTGGGGATGACTACAAAGTAATGAAGGATGGCTGCATAATGGCCAATTCCGGTCATTTCAACGTAGAAATTAATCGGGAAGACTTGGATCAGATGGCAACAAGTCAGAAAAAAGTGAAACCAGATATTGAAGAATTTGTATTAGCCGATGGCAGGAAAGTATACCTTCTAGCTGAGGGAAGATTGGTTAACCTCGCAGGTGAAAGAGGACAGGGACATCCGGCTGAGATAATGGATTTAAGTTTTGCAATGCAAGCATTATCTGCCCAACAACTAATAGAAACTCAGATGGAAGTAGGAGTTCACAAAACCCCTGATGAAGCAGATATGTATGTAGCTCGACTGAAACTAGAAGCAATGGGTATTGAAATTGATGATCTAACTGAGCGACAGAAAGAATATCTGGAAGGATGGGAAGAAGGGACCTGA
- a CDS encoding DUF2119 domain-containing protein — protein sequence MAYLKIIDKGKGVNRLFIGGVHGKEGLSTIKALKQIKDEDVSYGKLVIHNCDESPYLSTLDPGYYQSEVGKEVLSLIKYYKPTFYVEAHCYNKKNFPKLTSTNRMSEKGVPPLIELEKGVLVGSASPSIRTNIFRKEDVCITLEMPCNPTQESLNVYLDVLRIFAASRTREELENAIKASYPKQLQTAIKYAKEFFGKYPPF from the coding sequence GTGGCTTACTTAAAGATAATTGATAAGGGAAAAGGAGTTAACAGGCTTTTCATTGGGGGAGTACATGGAAAAGAAGGTTTAAGCACCATCAAAGCCCTTAAACAAATTAAAGATGAGGATGTATCTTATGGTAAACTCGTAATCCACAATTGTGATGAAAGTCCCTACTTAAGCACCCTTGACCCTGGTTATTATCAGTCTGAAGTGGGGAAAGAAGTTCTTTCTCTTATCAAATATTATAAACCTACATTTTATGTTGAAGCCCACTGTTATAATAAAAAAAATTTTCCAAAACTCACATCCACCAATCGAATGAGCGAAAAAGGGGTTCCTCCACTTATTGAACTTGAAAAAGGTGTTTTGGTTGGATCTGCATCTCCTTCAATCCGGACAAATATTTTCAGAAAAGAAGATGTTTGTATTACCTTGGAAATGCCATGTAATCCAACTCAAGAAAGTTTAAATGTTTATTTAGATGTATTACGTATTTTTGCAGCTTCTAGAACGCGTGAAGAACTTGAAAATGCCATAAAAGCATCATATCCCAAGCAACTCCAAACAGCAATTAAGTATGCCAAAGAATTTTTTGGAAAATATCCTCCTTTTTAA
- the fen gene encoding flap endonuclease-1, with protein MGVKFKDIISPEEIKFDDLDGKVVAIDAANVIYQFLSSIRQYDGTPLKDQNGRITSHFSGILYRTSSLIEKGIKPVYVFDGKSSALKKETQEKRKEIKEESEKKWKEALEDGRVEDARKFAVRSSRMSPEIVEGSKKLIELMGIPYIQAKGEGEAQASHMVSLGDAWCVVSQDYDCMLFGAPRMVKNLTISGSQNKPELIELEKVLKNLNITREQLVDMAIMVGTDFNQGIKGIGAKKGLKLIKKYGDIYHILDSLNIQLDVDAQILREMFLNHEVDSNYQLKWEKADKQGIIDFLCGEHDFSEDRVLNAVDKLKKLEITQSSLEQWF; from the coding sequence ATGGGTGTGAAATTTAAAGACATTATATCTCCAGAAGAGATAAAATTTGACGATCTAGATGGTAAAGTAGTGGCTATTGATGCGGCTAATGTTATTTATCAGTTTCTTTCCAGCATCCGCCAGTATGATGGCACCCCACTCAAAGACCAAAATGGAAGAATAACCTCTCATTTTAGTGGAATTCTCTATCGAACCTCTTCACTTATAGAAAAAGGAATAAAACCAGTATATGTTTTTGATGGAAAATCAAGTGCACTTAAAAAAGAAACTCAAGAAAAACGGAAGGAGATTAAAGAAGAATCTGAAAAAAAATGGAAAGAAGCCCTTGAAGATGGTAGAGTTGAAGATGCACGCAAATTTGCAGTTAGATCATCCCGAATGTCCCCTGAAATAGTTGAAGGATCAAAAAAACTTATCGAACTCATGGGAATTCCCTACATTCAAGCCAAAGGTGAAGGTGAAGCTCAAGCGTCACATATGGTGTCTCTTGGTGATGCTTGGTGTGTTGTCTCACAGGATTATGATTGCATGCTCTTCGGAGCTCCTAGAATGGTGAAAAACCTCACAATCAGCGGTAGTCAGAACAAACCTGAGCTCATTGAATTGGAAAAAGTCCTAAAAAACCTTAATATAACTCGTGAGCAACTCGTGGACATGGCAATAATGGTGGGTACGGATTTTAACCAGGGCATTAAAGGCATTGGGGCTAAAAAGGGTCTTAAACTCATCAAAAAATACGGCGATATATATCATATATTAGATAGTTTGAATATCCAGTTAGATGTGGATGCCCAGATTCTACGCGAAATGTTCCTAAACCATGAGGTTGATTCAAACTATCAATTGAAATGGGAAAAAGCAGATAAACAAGGTATTATTGATTTTCTCTGTGGTGAACATGATTTTTCAGAAGATCGAGTGCTTAATGCTGTTGATAAACTGAAAAAACTAGAAATTACCCAGAGTAGTTTGGAACAGTGGTTTTAA
- a CDS encoding chorismate lyase, translated as MDPKIFEGIKDIEKKLGNLSSAQKILLATDGSVTTILDVLKGHVNIRTLTQEFREADKETASLLEINEGDTINYRVVVIEGKEPLIYAISLIPLDRLNNNFKEDLIQADIPIGRILRKHNIESRREIKSVSIDESSPEMAEIFKSDSPMLTRTYNIIHKNQILIWLMETFPHSLFQD; from the coding sequence ATGGACCCTAAAATTTTTGAAGGAATAAAAGATATTGAAAAAAAGTTAGGAAACCTTTCAAGTGCTCAGAAGATACTTTTAGCCACCGACGGCTCTGTAACCACCATCTTAGACGTGCTTAAAGGTCATGTGAATATTAGAACCCTGACACAAGAATTCAGGGAAGCTGATAAGGAAACTGCATCTTTATTGGAGATCAATGAAGGAGACACCATTAATTATAGAGTAGTGGTTATAGAAGGAAAAGAACCTCTGATATATGCCATCTCCCTAATACCCTTGGACAGATTAAACAATAATTTTAAAGAAGATCTTATCCAGGCAGATATTCCTATTGGCCGCATACTTCGCAAACATAATATTGAGTCCCGACGAGAGATAAAATCGGTTTCAATAGATGAATCGAGCCCTGAAATGGCTGAAATCTTCAAATCAGATAGTCCAATGCTCACCAGGACTTATAATATAATACACAAAAACCAGATTCTAATATGGTTAATGGAAACATTTCCCCACAGTTTGTTTCAAGATTAA
- a CDS encoding 3-isopropylmalate dehydratase large subunit: MNITEKILAKASGVKEVQPGEIIEARVDLAMSHDGTSTPTINTFNKISREVWDPDKIIIVFDHNVPANIIGSAEFQRITRDFAKKHGIRNIFTHGEGICHQVLPEEGFVKPGTVIVGADSHTCTYGAFGTFATGMGATDMAMVFATGKTWFMVPEAFKIEVEGVLRDYVTAKDLILHIIGNIGSYGATYKTLEFTGNTIQDMDVSSRMTICNMAVESGAKNGIMETNHATIQYLNKRNVRNYQTFTSDKDSEYEEFYHFQVDDLQPQIACPHNVDNVYPVSRVSGKTIDQAFIGSCTNGRLEDLRQAARTLNKSKVHPDVRLIVSPASRRVYQEAINEGIIDTFLDAGAIIINPGCGPCLGAHMGVLTSGEVCVSTTNRNFVGRMGDPQSEVYLANPAVVAYSAIHGEIRDPSE; this comes from the coding sequence ATGAATATTACTGAAAAAATACTAGCAAAAGCTTCTGGAGTAAAAGAAGTTCAGCCAGGAGAGATTATCGAAGCCAGGGTAGATCTGGCCATGTCCCATGATGGTACCTCAACCCCGACCATCAATACTTTCAATAAGATCTCCCGAGAAGTATGGGATCCAGATAAAATTATCATTGTATTCGATCATAATGTACCAGCAAATATTATTGGCTCAGCAGAATTTCAAAGGATTACTCGTGATTTTGCGAAAAAACATGGGATCAGAAATATTTTCACCCACGGAGAAGGCATATGTCATCAAGTACTTCCGGAAGAAGGATTTGTTAAGCCAGGTACTGTTATAGTAGGTGCAGATTCCCATACATGCACATACGGCGCTTTTGGAACTTTTGCCACAGGTATGGGCGCTACCGACATGGCAATGGTTTTTGCAACTGGAAAAACATGGTTCATGGTCCCTGAAGCATTTAAAATCGAAGTTGAAGGAGTTCTGAGAGATTATGTAACAGCTAAGGACCTTATTCTCCATATTATAGGCAACATAGGATCTTATGGTGCTACTTACAAGACTTTAGAATTTACAGGAAACACGATACAAGATATGGATGTTTCAAGTCGAATGACCATTTGCAACATGGCAGTGGAATCCGGGGCAAAAAACGGCATAATGGAAACTAATCATGCCACTATACAATATTTAAATAAACGTAATGTTCGCAACTATCAAACATTCACCTCAGACAAGGATTCAGAATATGAAGAATTTTATCATTTCCAAGTGGATGATCTCCAACCTCAAATAGCGTGTCCTCACAATGTGGATAACGTTTATCCTGTTTCCCGCGTTTCTGGAAAAACCATTGACCAAGCCTTTATTGGTTCATGCACTAATGGAAGATTGGAAGATCTGCGCCAAGCTGCTCGTACGTTAAATAAATCAAAAGTTCATCCAGATGTAAGACTCATCGTGTCACCTGCCTCTCGACGTGTCTACCAAGAGGCAATAAATGAAGGAATCATAGATACATTCCTCGATGCTGGGGCAATAATTATCAATCCCGGGTGTGGACCTTGTTTAGGAGCCCATATGGGTGTTTTAACTTCAGGAGAGGTGTGCGTGTCCACCACCAATCGAAACTTTGTGGGTCGAATGGGAGACCCCCAATCAGAAGTGTATCTGGCTAATCCTGCAGTTGTGGCTTATTCTGCCATTCACGGTGAAATAAGAGACCCCAGTGAATAA
- the aksA gene encoding homoaconitate hydratase (in Methanococcus jannaschii this protein catalyzes the condensation of alpha-ketoglutarate and acetyl-CoA to form trans-homoaconitate; functions in alphaketosuberate synthesis which is a precursor in coenzyme B and biotin synthesis) → MKHFVSPYNQSIDLKFPEKITVYDTTLRDGEQTPGVCLQTPEKLKIARKLDELGLHQIEAGFPVVSKEENRSVKAIVRENLDAEILVLSRTKKEDIDMALDCDVDGIITFLGTSSLHLKHKLKFSQEDALNICMSSIEHAKDHDLFVAFSAEDATRTDLDFLKKIYNRAELYGADRVHIADTVGAISPQGMDYLVTELKNEINIEIALHCHNDFGMALSNCISGLLAGATAISTTVNGIGERAGNTSLEELVMTLLLIYGVDLEFNIKKFYELSQLVEELTNMKVPDNKPIVGRNVFRHESGIHVDAVLEEPLTYEPFVPELIGHQRQIVLGKHSGCRAVRAKLGEYGIDVSRDELCKIVEMVKEKREKGKYINDELFNDIVRSVRGPFNF, encoded by the coding sequence TTGAAACATTTTGTAAGCCCATATAATCAATCTATTGATCTGAAATTTCCTGAAAAGATCACTGTATACGACACCACACTCAGAGACGGCGAACAAACACCCGGAGTCTGTCTTCAAACTCCTGAAAAGCTAAAAATAGCCCGAAAATTAGATGAATTAGGGTTACATCAAATAGAAGCAGGTTTCCCCGTTGTTTCAAAAGAAGAGAATCGTTCCGTAAAAGCAATCGTAAGAGAAAATTTAGATGCAGAAATCCTGGTTTTATCTCGTACAAAAAAAGAAGACATTGACATGGCTTTAGACTGTGATGTGGATGGTATTATCACGTTTTTAGGCACTTCATCACTCCATCTCAAACATAAATTAAAATTCAGCCAGGAAGACGCTTTAAATATTTGCATGAGTTCCATTGAACATGCAAAGGATCACGATTTATTTGTGGCTTTTTCTGCAGAAGATGCGACTCGTACTGATCTAGACTTTTTGAAGAAAATATACAACCGTGCAGAACTCTACGGAGCTGATCGGGTGCATATTGCAGACACAGTAGGAGCAATAAGTCCCCAGGGAATGGATTACTTAGTTACCGAATTAAAAAATGAAATAAATATTGAAATTGCACTACACTGCCATAATGACTTTGGAATGGCACTATCTAATTGTATTTCTGGTTTACTTGCTGGTGCCACAGCAATTTCAACAACAGTAAATGGGATAGGGGAAAGGGCTGGTAATACATCTCTAGAGGAGTTAGTGATGACTCTGCTTCTAATCTATGGAGTTGATCTAGAATTTAACATTAAAAAATTCTATGAACTTTCCCAACTAGTAGAAGAGCTTACCAATATGAAAGTGCCTGATAACAAGCCAATTGTGGGTAGAAATGTGTTCAGACACGAATCAGGCATACATGTAGATGCAGTGTTGGAAGAACCCTTAACATATGAACCTTTTGTACCGGAACTCATCGGCCATCAAAGACAAATAGTTTTGGGGAAACATTCAGGATGCAGGGCAGTTAGAGCCAAGTTAGGTGAATATGGAATTGATGTTTCCCGTGATGAACTATGTAAAATTGTTGAAATGGTAAAAGAAAAACGTGAAAAGGGAAAATACATCAATGACGAACTTTTCAACGATATCGTGCGCTCTGTTAGAGGGCCGTTTAATTTTTAA
- the cyaB gene encoding class IV adenylate cyclase, with translation MIEVEVKAHATNLDDIEEKVIEIGASRVKEEYQEDLYFNAPHRDFAQTDEALRIRKTKSENSEETYITYKGPKMDKISKTRKEIEVAVEDPSNMAEILENLSFRAVAMVRKNRTIYTLGELIITLDQVHGVGDFVEIEKETLEGEDTKKALKEIFSTYSKIGIESGFERSSYLELMGIHRKK, from the coding sequence ATGATAGAAGTTGAAGTGAAGGCTCATGCCACAAACCTTGATGATATTGAAGAAAAAGTAATTGAAATTGGTGCTTCAAGGGTGAAAGAAGAATATCAGGAGGATCTGTATTTTAATGCACCTCACAGAGATTTTGCGCAAACTGATGAAGCTCTCAGAATAAGAAAAACTAAAAGTGAAAATTCTGAAGAAACATACATCACATACAAAGGACCAAAAATGGATAAAATTAGTAAAACAAGGAAAGAAATTGAAGTTGCAGTAGAAGATCCGTCAAATATGGCAGAAATTCTTGAAAATCTCAGTTTCCGTGCAGTGGCAATGGTTCGTAAGAACCGAACTATTTACACTTTAGGTGAATTAATTATAACCCTTGATCAAGTTCATGGAGTAGGTGATTTTGTGGAGATCGAAAAAGAAACACTTGAAGGTGAAGACACCAAAAAAGCGCTTAAAGAGATATTTAGCACATATTCCAAAATAGGAATTGAAAGTGGCTTTGAAAGAAGTTCATACTTGGAATTGATGGGGATTCACCGAAAAAAATGA
- a CDS encoding TATA-box-binding protein: MTKTEIKVENIVTSATIGKDLDLPQVAPALEGVEYNLEQFPGLVYKIKEPKTAALIFGSGKLVCTGAKSIEDSKRAIHIAVDKMRALDPEIPHEYEMKVQNIVASANLEKTLNLEAVALDLENTEYEPEQFPGLVYRLGEPKVVLLLFGSGKVVCTGAKTIADAQLGVEKTKERLAELDLL, translated from the coding sequence ATGACAAAAACTGAAATCAAAGTGGAGAACATAGTGACTTCCGCAACGATTGGGAAAGATTTAGACCTTCCACAAGTAGCCCCAGCATTGGAAGGTGTAGAATATAACCTTGAACAATTTCCAGGATTAGTTTACAAAATTAAAGAACCTAAAACAGCTGCACTTATCTTTGGATCGGGTAAACTTGTGTGCACCGGTGCAAAATCAATTGAAGACTCTAAAAGGGCTATCCATATTGCTGTGGATAAGATGCGCGCATTAGACCCTGAGATACCTCACGAATACGAAATGAAAGTCCAGAACATTGTAGCTTCTGCCAATCTTGAAAAAACTCTTAACTTAGAGGCAGTGGCATTGGATCTAGAAAACACTGAATACGAACCAGAACAATTTCCTGGTTTGGTTTATCGATTGGGTGAACCAAAAGTAGTACTATTGCTATTCGGATCTGGAAAAGTAGTATGTACTGGTGCAAAAACTATCGCAGACGCTCAACTTGGTGTTGAAAAAACTAAAGAAAGATTAGCTGAATTAGATTTATTATAA
- the serB gene encoding phosphoserine phosphatase SerB yields the protein MIKLIAFDLDNVLIDGEVIDEMAKVTGVEEEISKITSKAMEGDLDFETALKERVALLKGASVEEINKVMMEIPLMKGAKESVSQLKKRGYKIATITGSFDVIAQRMKDELDLDYTYSNSLSEKDGVLTGKVTGPLVRGSKKDVLNEIMALENISAEECAAVGDGANDISMLEEANLGIAFNAKPILKEMADVIVEKKDLKELLEIFDDPNSSKEKEHEKEESFTDLLSKKKNLEKTLKALTAERDQLNDEAKKLRQIRDDFNAQIRGNLDNALKYRDERDQVNKEVKKYKKLRDEAHQAYKKMEWTSGRREAVQVEDEIKRLEKTIETRVLDIRKENELVKKVTDLRKKLQGMQEDEESRSEALKLKEVSETHHAKVVELSDQAQETHEKMLEYFRKIDDIRSQADEAHQNYIKTKEKANKVHEEVKATFGKIRKANKGMDRVKAKERSIEDEIVRKKNSEEKEKAEEIYRKFREGKKVSTEELMLLQKHNIV from the coding sequence TTGATTAAACTTATCGCATTTGATCTTGATAACGTCTTAATTGACGGTGAAGTCATAGACGAAATGGCTAAAGTAACAGGTGTAGAGGAAGAAATTTCCAAAATAACCAGCAAAGCCATGGAAGGAGACCTAGATTTTGAAACAGCCCTAAAAGAAAGGGTTGCACTCTTGAAAGGAGCATCAGTTGAAGAAATCAACAAGGTAATGATGGAAATCCCTCTGATGAAAGGGGCAAAAGAAAGTGTTAGCCAGTTAAAGAAGAGAGGATATAAAATAGCCACCATAACTGGTAGTTTTGATGTTATTGCCCAGCGCATGAAGGATGAACTGGATTTGGACTACACATATTCTAACTCACTTTCAGAAAAAGATGGTGTTCTAACCGGAAAAGTCACAGGGCCCCTTGTACGCGGATCCAAAAAAGATGTTCTTAACGAGATTATGGCATTAGAAAATATTTCAGCCGAAGAATGTGCTGCGGTTGGAGATGGTGCCAATGATATTTCAATGTTAGAAGAAGCAAACTTAGGAATTGCTTTCAATGCCAAACCCATACTAAAAGAAATGGCAGATGTAATCGTTGAGAAGAAAGATTTAAAAGAGTTACTGGAAATATTCGATGATCCAAATTCTTCAAAGGAAAAAGAACATGAAAAGGAAGAAAGCTTCACCGATCTTTTGTCTAAGAAAAAGAACCTAGAAAAGACCCTTAAAGCGCTAACTGCTGAAAGAGACCAGTTAAATGATGAGGCCAAAAAATTACGCCAGATAAGGGATGATTTCAACGCTCAAATTAGGGGAAACTTGGACAATGCCCTCAAATATAGGGACGAACGTGACCAAGTAAACAAGGAAGTTAAAAAATATAAAAAACTTCGTGATGAAGCACATCAGGCATATAAGAAGATGGAATGGACGTCTGGAAGAAGGGAAGCTGTTCAAGTTGAAGACGAGATAAAACGTCTGGAAAAAACAATTGAAACCAGAGTATTAGATATTCGGAAAGAGAATGAACTTGTTAAAAAAGTCACAGACCTTCGTAAAAAACTTCAAGGTATGCAAGAAGATGAAGAAAGCAGGAGTGAAGCCTTGAAACTTAAAGAAGTTTCTGAAACTCACCATGCTAAAGTGGTGGAGTTGTCTGACCAGGCACAGGAGACTCATGAGAAAATGTTAGAGTACTTCCGCAAGATCGATGATATCCGTAGCCAGGCAGATGAAGCCCACCAAAACTATATCAAAACTAAAGAAAAAGCCAATAAGGTTCATGAAGAAGTTAAAGCCACATTTGGTAAGATTAGAAAAGCTAACAAGGGCATGGATCGGGTTAAAGCCAAAGAACGAAGTATTGAAGACGAAATTGTGCGTAAGAAAAACTCTGAAGAAAAAGAAAAAGCAGAAGAGATTTACCGAAAATTCAGAGAAGGTAAAAAGGTTTCTACCGAAGAGTTAATGCTATTACAGAAACACAATATTGTTTAA